The Oleidesulfovibrio alaskensis DSM 16109 sequence ATCATGTTACCCAAGATAGCTCTCATCGGTCGCCCCAACGTGGGCAAATCCACCCTTTTCAACAGGCTGATCCGCAGCAACAGAGCCATAACCCATGACCGTCCCGGAGTAACCCGTGACCGCATGGAAGGCTATGTGAAAGTGGGAGACCGGAAGTTCATCATTATTGACACCGGCGGCATAACGCTGGACGAACACGCTGCCGTGGCGGAAGGGCCGGACGAACTGCGCGGGTTCGAGGCGGAGATTCTGCGCCAGACGGAAGAGGCCATTGCCGATTCCGTGGCCTTGTGCCTGGTTGTGGACGGACGCGAGGGGCTGACTCCCTTTGACGAAAGTCTGGCCGCGTATGTGCGCAAATCGGGCAAGCCCGTGCTGCTGGCCGTCAACAAGGTGGACGGCGAAGAAATGGCCGACCTGTACATGGCCGAATTCCATACGCTGGGCTTTCCGGTCATCCCGCTTTCCGGCGCTCACGGATTCAATGTGCGGGAATTCAGCGGCGAGTTGTTTGATCTGCTGCCTCCCGAAGACGAAGACGCCCCGCAGGAAGAAGAGGAACGCCCCCTCAAACTGGCCATGCTGGGCCGCCCCAATGCGGGCAAGTCTTCGCTGGTCAACGCCCTGAGCGGCAGCCGCCGCATGATTGTTTCCGATGTGGCGGGCACCACCCGCGACAGCGTGGATATTGCCGTGGAACTGGGCGGCAGGCGCTATGTTTTTGTGGATACGGCCGGAGTGCGCCGTCGGGCAAAGATTCAGGACCCTGTGGAACGGTACAGCGTCAACTCTTCGCTCAAGTCGACAACCAAGGCCGATGTGACGCTGGTGGTGCTGGATGCGGTGGAAGGTCTGACACAGCAGGACAAGCGTCTCATTGATCTGCTGGACGAGCGCAAGACGCCGTTCATGCTGGTGATCAACAAAATTGACCTTGTGCCCCGGGATGGCCTGACCGCGTTGAAGCGTCTGTACGATGATGCCCTGACATTCTGCAAGCATGTGCCCATCATGTACATTTCTGCGCGCAGCGGCCGCGGAGTGGACAAGCTGCTGCCCATGGCCCGTAAAATTAACAAGGAATGTTATGTGCGCGTGGGTACGGGGCTGCTGAACCGGACACTTACGGAAGCCGTCACCCGTCACCAGCCGCCGGTGGTCAAACGGGTGCGTCCCAAATTCTTTTATCTGACACAGGCGGAAACCAACCCGCCGACGTTTGTGTTTTTTGTCAACGACCATGAGCGTATTCAGGAGTCGTATGCGCGGTATCTGGAAAAATTCATGCGGAAACGGTTTGAAATCGAGCATGCCCCCATGCGGGTGCGTTTCCGGTCGAGCCACACCAAAAACCGTGACAGAAAAAAATAGGCACTCTGCCCTGCCCGTATACTGAACGGCGCCGGATTCCACAGGAATCCGGCGCCGTTTTTGTCTGTCCGGTACATGATGCCGCCGTGCTGGCGGCATGGCCATCAGCGGCCTGCCTGATCGGCTTTTTTTTCCGTTCCGGCGGCGTTCATGGCGTCGGGTGCTTCCATGGCCAGCTGCTGGCGTGACTGCGGTCCGCCGAAGTTCATTATGAGCATGCCGGCAAAGGCATCATCGCGGCCCTGCCGCAGCCGGTATACTTCAACCCTGTACAGCGATTCTCCGGTGTCCAGCGAAAAGCCCGGCATAAAGTCTTCCCGCCGTACGGACAGCCCTGCCTCGTCGTCCACGCCGTCTCTGGTCATGCCGATAATGTTTACCCGGTACCCTGCCAGCGGGCGCACGGCGAACACCTTGTTCACCGAAACGATGTCGCCGGGACTTGCGGCAACGGTGCGGCCGTCTATGTCCAGCGTCACGCTGTGCAGTGTATCGTCGAAATCAAAATACTGCGGTCTTATGGCGGTGAGTCTGCGGTTGCCGTAGTACACGTCAAAGGACCCGCTCTGCGGCAGCAGCGTGACCAGCGGGCGCAGGGGCGAAAAGGTTACCGGACGGTCTTTGCGCATGGGCACATAGTTGACCGCGCGGCGTATGTCGTCCAGCGGCAGTGTGATGCGGCCGTCATACAGGCGCATGGCTACGTCGCGTTCTATGGCGGCGTATACCCCGCCTTTGGTCAGCGGAAAGTGCCGCCGGAACTGTATGCCCATCTGGCGCATGAACGATTCGAGAATCTGCAGATGGTAATAGGCGCGGATATGTGTGGGAAACTGTTTGCTGGCTTCAATTCCGAACGCCGGTTTGCCGTGCAGGATGGCGAAATAGGTCAGGGTCTTTTCCATTTCGCGGTCGCCCATGCTGGTATGGGTGTTTTTCAGGTAATACCGGTGGGCGGTGTCCAGCAGTTCGCTGTTGACGTGGTCAACGGCGTTTCTGGCCAGCAGCTCCAGATTGCTGAACCGTTGTGCCTTTATGTCCGACTGGTCAATGATGACGGACTGGCCCCACCGGTTGGGATTGCGTTGCGCGTCTTCCCACTGCGGCCGGTAGAAACCGCTGCCGTCATGCAGATTGAGCACGGCGTCCACTCTGGGGTCCAGAATGATGGATTTGATGCGCGCCACGGTGTCAAATTCGGGATCGCGTCGGGGCAGGCGGGCGAATTTGCGGTTCATGTCGCCATGTATGCCGCGTGACCGCTTGATGATGCTGGGAAAATTGAGGTCGGGCACCACCCAGACACTGCCGCGGGTTATGGTGTAATGCGAAGCCACAAGCGAGGCGGCATTGAAACCGCCGGGTTCGTCTCCCTGTATGCCGCCGACAATAAGCAGCGTGGGGCCGGATGCCGAAGCCGTGGCGTTTGCCGCCGCCGGAGTGTCTGTGCCCAGGCAGTGCAGGGTGAAGTCAAGCGCCGGAGCGGTGCGGCTGACACATTGGGCGGCAGCCGCAGATCCCGTGACGGACAGCAGCAGGCAGATGATGACGGCGGCAATACACTTCATGAAGGTACCTTTACATGCCACGGCTCGAAACGCACGCCCAGCAGGTTGTCCTGCGGATAGCGCAGCGTGATGTAGCCGCGTTTTTCAAGCTGTTTGAAGACTTCCGTTTCTGTGAAGCGCGCGGTGAAATTGGCTTCTCCGAAGCCTTTTTTGCCCACATCGAAGTCGCTTACGGCGTGAAACGAATAGCCCGGAGGCGCCAGCGAGCGCGAAGCCAGCGACAGGTTTCCCTGTGCGGCCACAGCCTTGTTGAGAAAGAGCAGAAACTGCTTCACCACGCCGCGTACGCCGGAGGTGAGCACCACCTCGTCGCCGAGAATGGAGCGTATGGTGTGCCATGTGCGTTCGGGGCGCCCCCGGAACAGCCAGTTGCCCGTGTAGGGCACTTTTGTCACCTCGCGCTGGGGGATGCGGGCGGTAAGTCTGTCCACGGGTTTGGTGCCGTAAAAGCCGTAGCGGGTGGCATCTTCGTGAAACAGTTCATCCAGCAGGTCTTTTTCCTCACTGGTAAAAGGCCCGATGGCAGGGTAGCTTTGCGCATAGCGCAGCGCGGAATCAAAACCGAGAATGCAGAAGTTGCCGTGTCCCACAACCTGTTCGGTGCGGGCAAGGCGTTCTGCGGCGCTTTGCAGTACGGCCAGCCTGTGTGCCGGCAGCACAATGTCCGCCGGATCGGGCGCGTCAAACCGCAGCATGCGCGAAACGTAGTCGCGTACGGGCGATTCGATGAGTCCCTGCTGCGGAAAAAAACTGGTAAGCACGGCAGCCCCGGCAGGGCCGCCCTGCAGGGCCAGTGCGGCGCATGTGCCGGAAACAAGGGCGAGAAAGGATCGTCTGTTCATATGGTTCCGTGGCAGTATGTGTGACGGACACCGCGCCGGACGGCATGAACCTGCGGCGTCACCCTGCCATGCATTGTAGATGAAAAAGCGCCGCAACACAAAGCATCGCGTGCGCTCCCGCTTGACCAGACGGGCTGTGTTCTTTTAGCGTGCGTTGTTGGCTTGAGTGCAATCATTCTCGTCGCTCCGCATGGGAGTCTGACGCAACCCGCGTCTGCGCAAGGGCGCGTAAAGGGGTTTACTAATGGTCCAGAAATCGGAAACGATCTGGTTTGACGGCAAGCAGGTTGCATGGGACGATGCCAATGTGCACGTTTTGACCCACACCCTGCATTACGGTCTGGGCGTGTTCGAGGGAATCCGCGCCTATAAGTGTGTTGACGGCACTTCCGCCGTGTTCCGCCTGCGCGAACATGTCGAACGCCTGTTTGCTTCGGCCCGCATTCTGCGCATGGAAATTCCCTATACCGTCGACCAGCTTGTGGATGCCGTGGTGGAAACGCTGCAGCGCAACAAACTGGACGAAGGCTATATCCGCCCCTTGAGCTTTGTGGGCGCGGGTGCCATGGGTGTGAACCCCGGCAGCAACCCCATACAGACCATCATTGCCACGTGGCCCTGGGGCGCGTATCTGGGTGAAGAGGCGCTGGAAGCGGGCATCCGCGTAAAAACCAGTTCCTTCCAGCGCCATCATGTAAACGCCATGATGACCAAGGCAAAGGCCGTGGGCAACTATGTAAACTCCATTCTGGCCAAAACAGAAGCTCTTGCAGACGGTTACGACGAAGGGCTGATGCTGGATACCGCGGGATTTGTT is a genomic window containing:
- a CDS encoding M15 family metallopeptidase, yielding MNRRSFLALVSGTCAALALQGGPAGAAVLTSFFPQQGLIESPVRDYVSRMLRFDAPDPADIVLPAHRLAVLQSAAERLARTEQVVGHGNFCILGFDSALRYAQSYPAIGPFTSEEKDLLDELFHEDATRYGFYGTKPVDRLTARIPQREVTKVPYTGNWLFRGRPERTWHTIRSILGDEVVLTSGVRGVVKQFLLFLNKAVAAQGNLSLASRSLAPPGYSFHAVSDFDVGKKGFGEANFTARFTETEVFKQLEKRGYITLRYPQDNLLGVRFEPWHVKVPS
- a CDS encoding branched-chain amino acid transaminase, encoding MVQKSETIWFDGKQVAWDDANVHVLTHTLHYGLGVFEGIRAYKCVDGTSAVFRLREHVERLFASARILRMEIPYTVDQLVDAVVETLQRNKLDEGYIRPLSFVGAGAMGVNPGSNPIQTIIATWPWGAYLGEEALEAGIRVKTSSFQRHHVNAMMTKAKAVGNYVNSILAKTEALADGYDEGLMLDTAGFVSEATGENIFIVRGGVIKTTPLTSILDGITRNSLMTLAGDLGYTVVEQQFTRDELYVADEAFFCGTAAEVTPIREVDRRVIGAGKAGPVTKHLQTEYFKLVKGENPKYAHWLHQYSL
- the der gene encoding ribosome biogenesis GTPase Der; the protein is MLPKIALIGRPNVGKSTLFNRLIRSNRAITHDRPGVTRDRMEGYVKVGDRKFIIIDTGGITLDEHAAVAEGPDELRGFEAEILRQTEEAIADSVALCLVVDGREGLTPFDESLAAYVRKSGKPVLLAVNKVDGEEMADLYMAEFHTLGFPVIPLSGAHGFNVREFSGELFDLLPPEDEDAPQEEEERPLKLAMLGRPNAGKSSLVNALSGSRRMIVSDVAGTTRDSVDIAVELGGRRYVFVDTAGVRRRAKIQDPVERYSVNSSLKSTTKADVTLVVLDAVEGLTQQDKRLIDLLDERKTPFMLVINKIDLVPRDGLTALKRLYDDALTFCKHVPIMYISARSGRGVDKLLPMARKINKECYVRVGTGLLNRTLTEAVTRHQPPVVKRVRPKFFYLTQAETNPPTFVFFVNDHERIQESYARYLEKFMRKRFEIEHAPMRVRFRSSHTKNRDRKK
- a CDS encoding M14 family metallopeptidase → MKCIAAVIICLLLSVTGSAAAAQCVSRTAPALDFTLHCLGTDTPAAANATASASGPTLLIVGGIQGDEPGGFNAASLVASHYTITRGSVWVVPDLNFPSIIKRSRGIHGDMNRKFARLPRRDPEFDTVARIKSIILDPRVDAVLNLHDGSGFYRPQWEDAQRNPNRWGQSVIIDQSDIKAQRFSNLELLARNAVDHVNSELLDTAHRYYLKNTHTSMGDREMEKTLTYFAILHGKPAFGIEASKQFPTHIRAYYHLQILESFMRQMGIQFRRHFPLTKGGVYAAIERDVAMRLYDGRITLPLDDIRRAVNYVPMRKDRPVTFSPLRPLVTLLPQSGSFDVYYGNRRLTAIRPQYFDFDDTLHSVTLDIDGRTVAASPGDIVSVNKVFAVRPLAGYRVNIIGMTRDGVDDEAGLSVRREDFMPGFSLDTGESLYRVEVYRLRQGRDDAFAGMLIMNFGGPQSRQQLAMEAPDAMNAAGTEKKADQAGR